One region of Flavobacterium sp. KACC 22763 genomic DNA includes:
- a CDS encoding RelA/SpoT family protein, with amino-acid sequence MTEIDIEKENKAIAQEYKELLRISYQTLSPTDKKLIRKAFDVAVDAHKDQRRKSGEAYIFHPIAVAKIVASEIGLGATSIAAALMHDVVEDTPMTVEDIERLFNPKVAQLVEGLTKISLVQKDLNASMQAENFRKMILTLNDDVRVILIKLADRLHNMQTMDSMAEYKQTKIASETLYIYAPLAHRLGLYNIKTKLEDLGLKYTEPAVYEDIVSKIRETKEQQDAYIKDISDVLKKSLDNEGVDYIIKGRPKSIYSIRRKMRAQNVTFDEVYDKFALRIVYKADAHEEKFIAWKIYSIVTDHYRPSPSRLRDWISSPKSTGYEALHITVMGPKGRWVEVQVRSERMDEIAEKGYAAHYKYKNGATEESGLDTWLNLLREALENPETNAVDFVEDFKMNLYSKEIFVFTPKGEIKSLPKGATSLDFAFSIHSEIGIKTRGTRVNGRLVPLNYELKSGDQVEVITSPNQKPTVNWLEYVTTSRAKNKIKNVLNENTKKIAEEGKELLVRKLKHLKVTFNEQVTNELVNFFKLKTSLDLFYRVGIGAIENQQLKDYAAQKSNSFINFFKNKIKRTKDTADEDIHKPVISSNYDMLVFGTEHDKLDYKLSQCCNPIPGDDVFGFVTINEGIKVHKKDCPNAIGMQSNYAYRIMSAKWIDSSQEEFKAIINITGMDVLGLTNQLTKVISNNMSVNIQSISLSTDAGIFHGQVAVIVKNNTILKKMISAIKKIDGVDKVTREYRT; translated from the coding sequence ATGACAGAAATAGATATAGAAAAAGAAAACAAAGCTATTGCGCAGGAATACAAGGAATTACTTCGAATAAGTTATCAAACTTTAAGCCCTACTGACAAGAAATTAATTAGAAAAGCTTTTGATGTTGCCGTTGATGCTCATAAAGATCAGAGACGTAAATCGGGCGAAGCTTATATCTTTCATCCTATTGCAGTTGCAAAAATTGTTGCCTCAGAAATTGGTCTGGGCGCGACCTCTATCGCTGCGGCTTTAATGCACGATGTTGTAGAGGATACACCAATGACTGTAGAAGATATTGAGCGTTTATTCAATCCGAAAGTGGCGCAGCTAGTTGAGGGTCTTACTAAAATATCTTTAGTTCAAAAAGATTTAAATGCCTCAATGCAGGCTGAGAATTTCAGAAAAATGATTCTGACACTGAATGATGATGTTCGTGTGATTTTAATTAAGCTTGCCGATCGTCTTCATAATATGCAAACAATGGATTCGATGGCGGAATACAAACAAACCAAAATCGCATCTGAAACTTTATACATTTATGCTCCCCTAGCTCATCGCTTAGGACTTTATAACATTAAAACCAAACTTGAGGATTTAGGACTAAAATATACCGAACCGGCAGTTTATGAGGATATCGTAAGTAAGATTCGTGAAACTAAAGAACAGCAAGACGCCTATATCAAAGATATTTCGGATGTTCTAAAAAAATCTTTAGACAATGAAGGTGTAGATTATATTATTAAGGGGCGTCCAAAATCTATCTATTCTATTCGTCGAAAAATGCGCGCTCAAAACGTAACCTTTGATGAAGTTTATGACAAGTTCGCGCTTAGAATTGTATATAAAGCTGATGCGCACGAAGAAAAATTTATTGCCTGGAAAATATATTCCATCGTAACAGATCATTACAGACCGAGCCCGAGCCGTTTGCGTGATTGGATTTCATCTCCAAAATCAACTGGTTATGAAGCCCTTCACATTACCGTAATGGGACCAAAAGGACGCTGGGTCGAAGTTCAGGTTCGAAGCGAACGTATGGATGAAATTGCCGAAAAAGGTTACGCAGCGCATTACAAATATAAAAACGGCGCGACAGAAGAAAGCGGTCTGGATACTTGGCTGAATCTTCTTCGTGAAGCCCTTGAAAATCCAGAAACGAATGCGGTTGATTTTGTGGAAGATTTTAAAATGAATTTATATTCTAAAGAAATCTTCGTCTTTACTCCAAAAGGAGAAATCAAATCGTTACCAAAAGGCGCTACTTCTCTTGATTTTGCTTTCAGCATCCACTCTGAAATCGGAATTAAAACTCGCGGAACTCGTGTAAACGGACGTCTAGTGCCCTTGAATTACGAACTAAAAAGCGGTGATCAAGTTGAAGTAATTACTTCTCCAAACCAGAAACCAACTGTAAACTGGTTAGAATACGTAACGACTTCGAGAGCTAAAAATAAAATTAAAAACGTTCTTAACGAGAACACTAAAAAAATTGCAGAAGAAGGAAAAGAATTACTTGTTAGAAAATTAAAACACCTAAAAGTTACATTCAACGAACAAGTAACAAACGAGTTAGTTAATTTCTTCAAATTAAAAACAAGTTTAGATTTATTTTATAGAGTCGGAATTGGTGCGATCGAAAATCAGCAATTAAAAGATTATGCGGCACAGAAAAGCAATTCGTTTATCAATTTCTTCAAAAATAAAATCAAACGAACAAAAGACACTGCAGACGAGGATATTCACAAACCAGTCATCAGCAGCAATTATGACATGCTGGTTTTTGGAACCGAACATGACAAGTTAGATTATAAACTTTCACAATGCTGTAACCCAATTCCTGGTGATGATGTTTTTGGTTTTGTTACCATTAATGAAGGAATAAAAGTGCATAAAAAAGATTGTCCAAACGCTATTGGAATGCAGTCTAATTATGCTTACAGAATTATGAGTGCCAAATGGATTGACTCTTCTCAAGAAGAATTCAAAGCCATTATCAATATTACAGGAATGGATGTTTTAGGACTTACCAACCAGCTGACAAAGGTAATTTCAAACAATATGAGTGTAAACATTCAGAGTATTTCGCTAAGTACGGATGCTGGAATTTTCCATGGACAAGTTGCTGTAATTGTGAAAAACAATACGATTTTGAAAAAAATGATTAGCGCAATTAAGAAAATTGACGGAGTCGATAAGGTTACTCGAGAGTACAGAACCTAA
- a CDS encoding TrmH family RNA methyltransferase has product MKQITSVQNPFIKSLVLLQEKAKARKQTGTFLIEGQREISLAIKGGYEIETVLFLPELVSESEINKLIQNPFQIIEINKEVYQKLAYRDTTEGILAIAKTKSLKLSDLKLSDNPLILVVESLEKPGNIGAVLRTADAANLDAVLIANPKSDLYNPNIVRSSVGCLFTNQIATGTSEEIIAFLKEKKINFYSATLQNSTSYHTQNFTTPTALVVGTEATGLTQQWRDEATQNIIIPMQGEIDSMNVSVAAAILIFEAKRQRGF; this is encoded by the coding sequence ATGAAACAAATTACTTCAGTTCAAAATCCGTTTATAAAATCTTTGGTTTTACTTCAAGAAAAAGCCAAAGCCAGAAAACAAACCGGAACGTTTTTGATTGAAGGACAACGCGAAATTTCATTAGCCATAAAAGGTGGTTACGAAATCGAAACGGTTTTATTCTTACCAGAATTAGTTTCAGAATCAGAAATCAATAAGCTGATTCAGAATCCGTTTCAGATTATCGAAATCAACAAAGAAGTTTATCAAAAACTGGCTTATCGAGATACAACGGAAGGAATTCTAGCCATAGCGAAAACCAAATCCTTAAAATTATCTGATTTAAAATTATCTGACAATCCTCTGATTTTAGTGGTAGAATCTTTAGAAAAACCAGGAAATATCGGTGCTGTTTTACGCACTGCAGATGCAGCAAATCTAGACGCAGTTTTAATCGCCAATCCAAAAAGCGATTTATACAATCCGAATATTGTCCGTTCAAGCGTTGGATGTCTTTTTACCAACCAAATCGCAACTGGAACATCAGAAGAAATTATTGCTTTTTTGAAAGAAAAAAAGATCAATTTCTACAGCGCCACTTTACAAAATTCGACTTCATATCATACACAAAACTTTACTACTCCAACTGCTTTGGTTGTCGGCACAGAAGCAACGGGCTTAACTCAGCAATGGCGAGATGAAGCAACTCAAAACATCATTATCCCAATGCAAGGAGAAATCGACAGCATGAACGTTTCTGTTGCTGCTGCAATTCTAATTTTTGAAGCAAAAAGACAGAGGGGGTTCTGA
- a CDS encoding phosphoglyceromutase yields the protein MKKTILILFVLFGIQSQAQKTENIIIITTDGFRWQEVFKGIDPAIANDKKFNQGDSAYIYKKYSDANVKEARKKLMPFFWSEIASKGQIYGNRDLGNKVDVANPYWFSYPGYSEIMTGNVDVKVNSNGYKANPNVNVLEFLNKQSKLKGKVAAFGAWDAFDRILNEERSGFPVISAFDKVGGNKPTAAQNLLNEMRDNSYKPFHMDECLDVFTHYQALDELKNKKPKALYIAYGETDEWAHHAQYRSYLDAANQVDKWIQEIWNFVQNDPQYKNKTTLFITVDHGRGDKVKAQWTDHGSDIPGASEIWFAAMGPEITPKGEIKTESQFYQKQFAQTLAKLMGYDFKTDHPVETEIKEVFEK from the coding sequence ATGAAAAAAACAATTCTAATTCTATTCGTTTTATTTGGCATTCAATCTCAAGCGCAAAAAACAGAAAACATCATTATCATTACTACTGATGGCTTTAGATGGCAGGAAGTTTTTAAAGGAATCGATCCAGCAATTGCCAATGATAAAAAGTTCAATCAAGGAGACAGCGCTTACATTTATAAAAAATATAGCGATGCTAATGTCAAAGAAGCTCGTAAAAAACTAATGCCTTTTTTCTGGTCTGAAATTGCTTCTAAAGGTCAGATTTACGGGAACCGAGATTTAGGAAATAAAGTTGATGTTGCCAATCCGTATTGGTTTAGTTATCCTGGCTATAGTGAAATCATGACTGGAAATGTAGATGTAAAAGTCAACTCAAACGGTTACAAAGCCAATCCAAACGTAAATGTTCTGGAATTTTTAAATAAACAGTCTAAGCTGAAAGGAAAAGTTGCCGCTTTTGGCGCATGGGATGCTTTCGACAGAATCTTAAATGAAGAAAGAAGCGGGTTTCCTGTAATTTCAGCTTTTGACAAAGTAGGCGGAAATAAACCAACAGCAGCTCAGAACTTATTAAATGAAATGCGTGACAATTCATATAAACCATTTCACATGGATGAATGTTTAGATGTTTTTACGCATTATCAAGCTTTAGACGAGCTAAAAAATAAAAAACCAAAAGCACTTTATATCGCTTATGGTGAAACTGACGAATGGGCACATCATGCACAATATCGTTCGTATCTGGATGCAGCCAATCAAGTCGATAAATGGATTCAGGAAATCTGGAATTTTGTTCAAAACGATCCGCAATACAAAAACAAAACAACGCTTTTCATAACCGTCGATCACGGACGTGGAGACAAAGTAAAAGCACAATGGACAGATCACGGCTCTGATATTCCGGGTGCTTCAGAAATTTGGTTTGCTGCAATGGGACCAGAAATTACTCCAAAAGGCGAAATCAAAACAGAATCACAATTCTACCAAAAACAATTTGCTCAAACATTAGCAAAATTAATGGGATATGATTTCAAAACCGATCATCCTGTTGAAACTGAGATTAAAGAAGTTTTTGAGAAATAG
- a CDS encoding DUF58 domain-containing protein yields MKFIKSLYLNNFFFYVLIGIIGLFICAFIFPNMYHAVWLLVLGLVTFLGLDILLLYLARTGLEAERITPEKLSNGDLNPIKINIKNHYTFPVSVKIIDEIPFQFQVRDFKIVKTIKAATQKEIGYDLRPTERGEYHFGSLNIYVSSPLRLISRRFTFDKDQMVPTYPSYIQLRKYDLIAFSNNLFQYGIKKIRRIGHTMEFEQIKEYVQGDDLRTLNWKATAKRNSLMVNQFQDEKSQSVYMAIDKGRVMQMPFDGLSLLDYAINSALVLSNVILKKQDKAGLFSFSKKVENRVFAERRGSQMQKILETLYNVKTDFFESDYSRLYVDIKKNINQRSLIILYTNFETMDGLNRQLPYLKGIAKSHLLVVVFFSNTELNSIINKKTTTIQEVYDKVIAEKFMFEKRLIVNELKKYGIHSVLTQPENLTLDAINKYLEIKSRGIL; encoded by the coding sequence TTGAAATTCATAAAAAGTCTATATCTGAACAATTTCTTTTTCTATGTGCTCATTGGCATTATAGGATTGTTTATCTGCGCTTTCATTTTTCCGAATATGTACCACGCAGTCTGGCTGTTGGTTTTAGGTTTAGTTACTTTTTTAGGGCTTGATATTTTGCTTTTGTACTTGGCAAGAACTGGACTAGAAGCCGAAAGAATTACTCCCGAAAAATTATCAAATGGAGATTTAAATCCGATAAAGATTAATATAAAAAACCATTATACTTTCCCTGTTTCGGTTAAAATTATTGATGAAATTCCGTTTCAATTTCAAGTTCGCGATTTCAAAATCGTAAAAACAATAAAAGCGGCAACACAAAAAGAAATTGGCTATGATCTTCGTCCGACAGAACGTGGAGAATATCATTTCGGCTCTTTGAATATTTATGTTTCTTCGCCATTAAGATTGATTTCGAGAAGATTTACTTTTGATAAGGATCAAATGGTTCCAACATATCCTTCTTATATTCAATTAAGAAAATACGATTTGATTGCTTTTTCGAATAATTTATTTCAATACGGAATTAAAAAAATACGTCGCATTGGTCATACCATGGAGTTTGAACAGATTAAAGAATACGTTCAGGGCGACGATTTACGAACTTTAAACTGGAAAGCAACAGCCAAAAGAAATTCGCTGATGGTCAATCAGTTTCAGGACGAAAAATCGCAATCTGTTTATATGGCAATCGATAAAGGGCGAGTAATGCAAATGCCTTTTGACGGATTAAGTCTATTAGATTATGCAATTAATTCGGCTTTGGTTTTATCCAATGTCATTCTGAAAAAACAAGATAAAGCAGGACTTTTTTCTTTTTCTAAAAAAGTAGAAAACAGAGTTTTTGCCGAAAGAAGAGGATCGCAAATGCAGAAAATCCTCGAAACTTTATACAATGTAAAAACCGATTTCTTCGAAAGCGATTACAGCCGATTGTATGTTGACATTAAGAAAAACATTAATCAGAGAAGTCTAATAATTCTGTACACCAATTTTGAAACCATGGACGGTTTAAACCGTCAATTGCCTTATTTAAAAGGAATTGCCAAAAGCCATTTATTGGTTGTGGTTTTCTTTAGTAATACCGAATTAAATAGCATCATCAATAAAAAAACAACTACAATTCAGGAAGTTTATGACAAAGTAATTGCCGAAAAATTCATGTTTGAAAAACGATTAATTGTAAACGAATTGAAGAAATACGGAATCCATTCTGTTTTGACACAACCAGAAAATCTTACGCTTGACGCGATTAATAAATATTTGGAGATTAAGTCGAGAGGGATTCTATAA
- a CDS encoding DUF3828 domain-containing protein, translating into MKPSKLLISFSLLLLIAFQSSNAAFFKNKKDSFYFKNDKQEIETLVKKLYEWVETKNSNNDFNPLANKKGDKYIGLDLNSHKKRLEELKKTNFFSQQFLDNYNKIALRIDSNLKTKKIEWLEGDLPPFGSDSNPWCNCQDNPENFWKTMTINHLKIENDKASFDWTWSWKGDFKYKVKTIKENGAWKIASLEGFDFNEFTKIY; encoded by the coding sequence TTGAAACCGTCTAAACTTCTTATATCATTCTCTCTATTATTGTTGATTGCTTTTCAGTCATCAAATGCTGCGTTTTTTAAAAATAAAAAAGATTCTTTTTATTTCAAAAATGACAAACAGGAAATTGAAACTTTAGTAAAGAAACTTTACGAATGGGTAGAAACTAAAAATAGCAACAATGATTTCAATCCTCTTGCAAACAAAAAAGGAGACAAATACATTGGCCTAGATTTAAACTCACATAAAAAAAGACTGGAAGAACTGAAGAAAACCAATTTCTTTTCGCAGCAGTTTTTAGACAATTACAATAAAATCGCTTTACGAATAGATTCTAATCTTAAAACTAAAAAAATAGAATGGCTTGAAGGAGATTTGCCTCCTTTTGGAAGTGATTCTAATCCATGGTGCAATTGTCAAGACAATCCAGAAAATTTTTGGAAAACAATGACGATTAATCACTTGAAGATTGAAAACGATAAAGCTTCTTTTGATTGGACCTGGTCGTGGAAAGGCGATTTTAAATACAAAGTGAAAACCATCAAAGAAAACGGAGCTTGGAAAATAGCTTCTTTAGAAGGCTTTGATTTTAATGAGTTCACCAAAATTTATTAG
- a CDS encoding AAA family ATPase, whose product MDDINTTSSEITNENVNFETRINLGPLLDHVNTIKKEIETVIVGQHKMVDQLLVAILSNGHVLLEGVPGVAKTITAKLLAKTLNIGFSRIQFTPDLMPSDILGTSIFNLKNSEFEFKKGPIFSNLILIDEINRAPAKTQAALFEVMEERQITIDGSAYQLEAPFLVIATQNPVEQEGTYRLPEAQLDRFLFKITIDYPKLNEEILIIQREHSLQDHGKLDAIKTILSAEEIKEYQGLVKQIRVEQNLLEYIARIVVNTRENAFLYLGASPRASIAILNASKGFAAIRGRDFVTPEDIKEAAIPVLQHRVIVAPEREMEGLTSSEIIKQIIETVEIPR is encoded by the coding sequence ATGGACGATATCAATACAACATCTAGCGAAATCACAAATGAAAATGTGAATTTTGAAACGAGAATTAATTTAGGACCTCTTTTAGATCACGTAAACACGATCAAAAAAGAGATTGAAACGGTAATCGTAGGACAGCACAAAATGGTAGATCAGCTTTTGGTTGCTATTTTGTCAAACGGTCACGTGCTTTTAGAAGGTGTTCCTGGAGTTGCCAAAACAATTACAGCAAAATTATTAGCTAAAACTTTAAATATCGGTTTCAGCAGAATTCAGTTTACGCCCGATTTAATGCCTTCTGATATTTTGGGAACTTCTATTTTTAATCTGAAAAACTCAGAATTTGAATTCAAAAAAGGGCCAATCTTTTCTAATCTGATTTTAATTGATGAAATCAACCGTGCTCCTGCAAAAACACAAGCTGCACTTTTTGAAGTAATGGAAGAACGCCAAATTACAATTGACGGTTCTGCTTATCAATTGGAAGCGCCATTTTTAGTAATTGCTACCCAAAACCCTGTTGAACAAGAAGGAACTTATCGTTTGCCAGAAGCGCAATTGGACCGTTTCCTTTTTAAAATCACGATTGATTATCCGAAATTGAATGAAGAGATTTTAATTATTCAGAGAGAACATTCGTTGCAAGACCACGGAAAACTCGACGCTATTAAAACTATTCTTTCTGCTGAAGAAATCAAAGAATATCAAGGTTTGGTAAAGCAAATCAGAGTAGAACAAAACTTATTGGAGTACATTGCTAGAATTGTGGTAAACACACGCGAAAATGCCTTTTTATATCTAGGTGCTTCGCCTCGTGCTTCAATCGCTATTTTGAATGCTTCGAAAGGTTTTGCTGCAATCCGCGGACGCGATTTCGTAACGCCAGAAGATATAAAAGAAGCTGCGATTCCAGTGTTACAGCACCGCGTCATCGTAGCGCCAGAACGTGAAATGGAAGGACTTACTAGTTCAGAAATTATTAAACAAATTATTGAAACAGTCGAAATCCCGAGGTAG